The following are encoded together in the Microcaecilia unicolor chromosome 12, aMicUni1.1, whole genome shotgun sequence genome:
- the LOC115482135 gene encoding NF-kappa-B inhibitor delta-like — MLAVVSETLVPLTEYQSLCSLWNPEKKAAGLYAHSKESKQDLKSNKTVLHYAVQDVNLPLLKFFLELEMPKPSKLVNSQAHGNTALHMAAALHHESEQEEIIRLLLKHGADPSARNLENHQAIHLVQAGETGDQIKKLLKKGRGILV; from the exons atgctggcagtggtcagtgAAACGCTGGTGCCACTGACTGAATATCAATCCCTATGTTCTTTATGGAACCCAGAAAAAAAAGCTGCAGGTCTTTATGCTCACAGTAAAGAGAGCAAACAG GACCTTAAAAGCAACAAAACGGTGCTGCACTACGCAGTCCAGGATGTCAACCTCCCCTTGCTGAAGTTCTTCTTGGAACTGGAGATGCCCAAACCATCCAAGCTAGTCAACAGTCAG GCTCATGGGAATACAGCTCTACACATGGCGGCTGCTCTGCACCATGAATCAGAGCAAGAAGAAATCATTAGACTTCTTTTAAAGCACGGAGCCGATCCAAGTGCCAGGAATCTAGAAAATCACCAAGCCATCCACCTGGTGCAGGCAGGAGAGACGGGAGATCAG atcAAGAAACTGTTGAAGAAAGGAAGAGGCATCCTAGTCTAA